From Pseudomonadales bacterium, the proteins below share one genomic window:
- the lptD gene encoding LPS assembly protein LptD, whose protein sequence is MQTTPSDQTPCIAAASTKAFMAVAPLATKHIGIARLRRYLVTIAATVAIFTTTATDALTMDGQASSNKENQTQSRSAFCPPLQEVIETTALTEAEFLAALEKDKERALKQLDWVAQDGINSCDGYYQPADFTLQASSAESDTIQPTDTIEMFSDSLVYQSDSLMNLEGNILFNRDNLRLSCDRIQYDANADSALAQGNVIFRSEDALILAESADIFQQSDANFIDSRFVLYPVHARGSAAEVRLINNAQDNQAVLRDSEFSLCPPTQNDWAIRASELTLDQVSGWGKAWHMRFLIKDTPVFYFPYVTFPIDDRRKTGFLLPLIGGGSDGFSYQQSYYLNLAPHYDLTYSPHFIEKHGVLNILMARYKHTSSEWQLTGSQINNDKRIDGDDIDSSPLYDDDDRKRWGISLIESGQFLPNLRHSINYTDVSDVDFLRDWHSSALNIDNTEALRRTASLSFSSTNWQSSLKAIDFKSLEINPNTGKAKDEDYSLLPELSLSFVNSRTTNRLNPFFTSYLSQFAHDTKAEALRSHTEAGVSYGLSELAYEVEAKLKAEYNFYDYNDSNDPAITDFEGEPYQGSDSVSVFGGSIFGQLNFERQFDTEAALYSHSLSPKLQYSYASYDNQDRLLDLDTSERKFNYNEVFRESRFSGYDRIGDNNKLSLGLDTEIFDILNGQSIWSLGIAQAWYLQDRRLKLKPTDDNLLTINPDDDKDTKRFKKATNKDIDKRFFREYSDIALQSSYWINPQQSAKLQLVLDPDNGELARGSIAWQYRNENNLILNLEVEKIANLPKLQDTDSDASTPREFVNFDDEFVNLSGYLPLSLTGVDALRDWSAFTRVEYDLNKNEPINDLAGFSYSNCCWKLYFIAENERREFENGQKVQPFQDSRYKRNWYIEVELTGLAGATNRVIRLLEENIQGFNQ, encoded by the coding sequence ATGCAAACAACGCCCTCTGATCAGACTCCCTGTATTGCTGCTGCCAGCACAAAAGCCTTTATGGCGGTCGCGCCGCTGGCGACTAAACATATCGGCATAGCAAGACTAAGGCGATACTTAGTCACCATAGCCGCCACAGTCGCGATATTCACCACAACGGCCACAGATGCGCTTACCATGGATGGGCAAGCAAGCAGCAACAAGGAAAACCAGACACAAAGCCGTTCGGCTTTTTGCCCGCCATTGCAGGAGGTCATAGAGACCACAGCCTTAACTGAAGCAGAATTTTTAGCAGCGCTTGAAAAGGACAAGGAGCGCGCTTTAAAACAGCTCGATTGGGTAGCGCAAGACGGCATCAATAGTTGCGATGGCTACTATCAGCCTGCCGATTTCACGCTGCAAGCAAGCAGCGCTGAATCTGACACTATTCAGCCGACAGATACGATCGAAATGTTCAGCGACAGCTTAGTTTATCAAAGCGATAGCTTAATGAATCTTGAGGGTAATATCTTATTCAACCGCGACAATCTTCGGCTCTCCTGTGATCGCATCCAATATGATGCTAACGCTGATTCAGCCTTGGCACAGGGTAATGTGATTTTTCGCAGCGAAGACGCGCTGATTTTGGCAGAATCGGCTGATATTTTTCAGCAAAGTGACGCTAACTTCATAGACTCGCGTTTTGTGCTATACCCGGTTCACGCCCGCGGTAGTGCAGCAGAGGTGCGTCTGATCAATAATGCGCAAGACAATCAGGCCGTGCTGCGCGATAGCGAATTTAGTCTATGCCCGCCCACGCAAAACGATTGGGCCATTCGCGCATCAGAACTCACGCTCGACCAAGTCAGTGGCTGGGGCAAAGCTTGGCATATGCGCTTTTTAATCAAAGATACGCCAGTATTTTATTTCCCCTATGTGACGTTTCCGATTGACGATCGACGCAAAACGGGTTTCTTATTACCACTGATTGGCGGCGGCAGCGATGGCTTTAGTTATCAACAAAGTTATTATCTGAATCTCGCACCCCATTATGACCTGACCTATAGTCCGCATTTCATCGAGAAACATGGTGTGCTTAATATTTTGATGGCACGCTATAAGCATACCAGCAGCGAATGGCAGTTAACGGGCAGCCAAATCAACAATGATAAGCGCATTGATGGCGACGATATCGACAGCAGCCCCCTGTATGACGATGATGATCGCAAGCGTTGGGGCATCAGCCTGATTGAAAGCGGGCAATTCTTACCCAATTTACGCCACAGCATCAATTATACCGATGTTTCAGATGTTGACTTTCTCCGCGACTGGCACAGCTCGGCATTGAATATCGACAATACAGAAGCATTGAGACGCACTGCCAGCCTATCGTTTAGTTCGACAAACTGGCAATCAAGTTTAAAAGCTATCGACTTCAAAAGTCTCGAAATAAACCCCAACACCGGCAAAGCCAAAGATGAAGACTACAGCCTGCTGCCTGAGCTAAGCCTTAGCTTTGTAAACTCACGCACCACAAACAGGCTTAATCCCTTCTTCACCTCATATCTCAGTCAATTTGCTCACGATACTAAAGCCGAGGCGCTGCGCAGCCATACTGAAGCTGGTGTGAGCTATGGTCTATCGGAACTCGCTTACGAAGTAGAGGCCAAGCTGAAAGCTGAGTATAACTTCTACGATTACAATGACAGTAATGACCCAGCTATTACTGACTTTGAAGGCGAGCCTTATCAGGGCAGTGATAGCGTCAGCGTATTCGGTGGCAGCATTTTCGGCCAGCTGAATTTTGAGCGTCAATTTGATACCGAAGCAGCACTTTACAGCCACAGTTTAAGCCCTAAGCTGCAGTACAGCTATGCCAGCTATGACAATCAAGACCGTTTACTGGACCTTGATACCAGCGAACGGAAATTTAATTACAATGAAGTGTTTCGCGAAAGTCGATTCAGCGGCTACGATCGAATTGGCGATAATAATAAGTTAAGCCTGGGGCTTGATACCGAGATTTTTGATATTCTTAATGGGCAAAGCATTTGGTCTTTAGGCATTGCTCAGGCCTGGTATTTACAAGATCGTCGCCTAAAACTGAAACCTACTGACGATAACTTATTAACCATTAATCCTGACGATGACAAAGATACTAAACGCTTCAAAAAAGCTACAAACAAGGATATCGATAAGCGATTTTTTCGCGAATATTCTGATATCGCCTTGCAAAGCAGCTATTGGATAAACCCTCAACAATCGGCAAAACTGCAATTAGTGCTCGACCCTGATAATGGCGAGCTGGCTCGCGGCAGTATTGCCTGGCAATACCGTAACGAGAATAATCTGATTCTCAATCTTGAAGTAGAGAAAATTGCCAATCTACCAAAGCTGCAAGATACCGACTCCGACGCATCGACGCCCCGCGAATTTGTTAATTTTGATGACGAGTTTGTCAATCTGTCAGGCTACCTGCCGCTCAGCCTTACCGGCGTTGATGCCCTGCGTGATTGGTCTGCGTTCACCCGGGTTGAATATGATCTGAATAAAAATGAACCGATTAACGATCTTGCGGGTTTCAGCTATAGTAACTGCTGCTGGAAGCTATACTTTATCGCCGAAAATGAACGGCGCGAATTCGAAAATGGCCAAAAAGTTCAACCCTTTCAAGACAGTCGCTATAAACGAAACTGGTATATTGAGGTAGAATTAACCGGGCTCGCTGGCGCCACCAATCGAGTTATCCGTTTACTCGAAGAAAACATTCAAGGTTTTAATCAATAA
- a CDS encoding nucleotidyltransferase family protein, translating into MKAMILAAGLGKRMLPLTASTPKPLLPIAGKPLLFYHLESLRAAGFTDVVINVSYLAEQIIDAVGDGSQFDLSVQYSRESSPLETCGGILQAWPLLFADKPEEPLLVINGDVHANIHLANFLHQAMQSLLHGQLGCLLLVKNPAFHPQGDFCLADEQRRLYALDSAYSSYTFAGVSLLQPQLFTSFKADAGRLASLFHQANDIGRLDGLIHQGYWFDVGTPERLAEAEAFVTEYSARFNRK; encoded by the coding sequence ATGAAGGCTATGATATTGGCGGCCGGATTAGGTAAGCGAATGTTGCCATTAACAGCAAGCACGCCCAAGCCGCTGCTGCCTATCGCAGGTAAGCCATTACTGTTCTATCACCTTGAATCATTGAGGGCGGCCGGCTTTACAGATGTGGTGATTAATGTCAGCTATCTTGCCGAGCAAATTATCGATGCCGTGGGTGATGGTTCGCAGTTTGATTTGTCGGTGCAGTATTCGAGAGAGTCAAGCCCGTTAGAAACCTGTGGCGGCATATTACAGGCATGGCCATTATTATTTGCGGATAAACCTGAGGAGCCATTGCTGGTTATCAACGGTGATGTGCATGCCAATATTCACTTGGCAAATTTTTTACATCAGGCGATGCAGTCGCTGCTGCATGGCCAATTAGGCTGTTTGCTATTGGTGAAAAATCCGGCGTTTCATCCACAAGGCGATTTTTGTTTGGCTGATGAGCAGCGCAGGCTTTATGCGCTCGACTCGGCCTATTCAAGCTATACTTTTGCTGGCGTAAGCTTATTGCAGCCGCAACTATTTACCTCGTTTAAGGCCGACGCGGGTCGACTGGCCAGCCTATTTCATCAAGCGAATGATATCGGTCGTTTAGATGGTTTGATTCATCAGGGCTATTGGTTTGATGTAGGCACGCCAGAAAGATTGGCTGAGGCGGAAGCCTTTGTGACTGAGTATTCTGCAAGATTTAATAGAAAATAA
- the pdxA gene encoding 4-hydroxythreonine-4-phosphate dehydrogenase PdxA — MAQQQRLNIALCAGEPAGIGADIILQFAAQAYLAANPRDLNRKQDRFITLADPELMLQRAKALNLNISLRPYDPNDNLPNQANELIIYPIDGCHLAHASRLHPSNANYVLNILDTAIDGCLRGEFAAMVTAPVQKSVINEAGLAFTGHTEYLAEKTARNKVVMMLAHETLRVCLATTHLPLKDVPAAITADSLRQTVQIIDHDLRYFYGIKQPRILACGLNPHAGENGHLGREEIEVIEPCFEQLRGEGLLISGPLPADTLFTAKHLDNADVVLAMYHDQGLPVLKSQGFGQSANITLGLPIIRTSVDHGTAIDLVGSGKADIGSLITACQQASIMANARQLAEPGKA; from the coding sequence ATGGCGCAACAACAGCGCTTAAATATTGCCCTTTGTGCTGGCGAACCAGCAGGGATTGGCGCGGATATTATTTTACAGTTTGCAGCGCAAGCCTACCTTGCAGCTAATCCAAGAGACTTAAACCGCAAACAAGATCGCTTTATTACCTTAGCCGACCCTGAGCTGATGCTGCAACGCGCAAAAGCGCTAAATTTAAACATATCATTGCGACCCTATGATCCCAATGACAATCTGCCCAATCAGGCCAATGAACTCATCATATATCCGATTGATGGCTGCCATTTAGCGCATGCATCTCGGCTACATCCCAGTAATGCAAACTATGTACTGAATATTCTCGACACCGCGATTGATGGCTGCCTGCGCGGTGAATTTGCCGCCATGGTTACTGCACCGGTGCAAAAATCAGTGATCAACGAAGCTGGCTTGGCGTTTACTGGGCATACCGAGTACCTCGCTGAAAAAACTGCACGTAACAAGGTAGTGATGATGCTCGCGCATGAGACGCTTCGGGTTTGTTTAGCCACCACACATCTGCCTTTAAAAGATGTTCCAGCAGCAATTACGGCAGACTCTCTGCGTCAAACGGTGCAAATTATCGACCACGACTTACGTTATTTTTATGGCATAAAACAACCACGCATTCTCGCCTGCGGTTTGAACCCTCATGCTGGCGAAAATGGCCATCTAGGGCGAGAAGAAATTGAGGTTATCGAGCCCTGTTTTGAGCAACTTCGTGGTGAAGGTCTATTAATAAGCGGCCCCTTGCCCGCAGACACTTTATTCACCGCAAAACATCTTGATAATGCCGACGTAGTTTTAGCCATGTACCATGATCAGGGCTTACCGGTGCTGAAATCACAGGGCTTTGGCCAATCTGCCAATATTACCTTGGGCTTACCAATTATCCGAACCTCAGTAGACCATGGCACCGCAATCGACCTAGTCGGCAGCGGCAAAGCCGATATTGGCAGTTTGATCACAGCCTGTCAGCAAGCAAGCATTATGGCTAATGCACGCCAGCTCGCCGAGCCAGGCAAAGCATAA
- a CDS encoding peptidylprolyl isomerase, with protein MPYLLFIFILLAPLSKTEAATQTLDAIKIVVNKDVITEAQFEARLQETKANLQTRGQLPSEAEIEEQVSNQLILESLQMQMAERGGLRISNQELTTAISDIAQRNGLSLEGLKNELEADGKDYQAFRERIRKDMIIQNVQQGSLRGKVNVSEQQVDNYLASSEGQRLTEESYDLSFLTLALASNSDAATIAAAKKTMQALKQQLEQSPPQFARYAQGASFQGSQIEGANLGKRSLDELPSLFVDLALQLENGDISDPVQSGAGWHLLKMNRKIGGQQLEYQVLSRHILITPSAVRNDAQAQKLARQLADRIKQGEDFSLLAKEYSEDPGSALQGGELGWSSPSRYAAEFANTLAGLNIGQVSAPFKTEFGWHIVEKLDQRQHDITRERQRNQARQILAQRQFKDELDNWLSEMKGEAFIEIKR; from the coding sequence ATGCCGTATTTGCTATTTATATTTATTTTGCTTGCACCGCTTTCTAAGACTGAAGCTGCGACTCAAACATTGGACGCGATTAAAATCGTGGTTAATAAAGATGTCATTACCGAAGCACAGTTTGAAGCGCGGTTACAAGAAACCAAAGCAAATCTTCAAACTCGTGGACAGCTTCCTAGCGAGGCTGAAATAGAAGAACAAGTCAGCAATCAACTGATCCTCGAATCGCTGCAAATGCAAATGGCTGAGCGGGGCGGCTTACGCATATCCAATCAAGAGCTAACTACAGCAATCAGCGATATTGCACAGCGCAATGGCTTAAGCTTAGAGGGTTTAAAAAACGAACTCGAAGCAGACGGTAAAGACTATCAAGCTTTTCGCGAGCGTATCCGCAAAGACATGATTATTCAAAATGTACAGCAAGGTAGCTTACGCGGCAAAGTTAATGTCAGCGAGCAGCAAGTTGATAATTATTTAGCCAGCAGCGAAGGCCAACGCCTGACCGAAGAAAGTTACGATCTCAGTTTCTTAACGTTAGCCTTAGCGAGCAACAGTGATGCTGCCACTATTGCCGCCGCCAAAAAAACGATGCAAGCACTTAAGCAACAGCTTGAGCAATCGCCGCCGCAATTCGCGCGCTATGCCCAAGGGGCAAGCTTTCAGGGCAGCCAAATCGAAGGGGCTAATCTCGGCAAACGCAGCCTCGATGAGCTACCGTCATTATTTGTAGATCTTGCGCTGCAGCTTGAAAACGGTGACATCTCAGACCCTGTTCAAAGTGGTGCTGGCTGGCATTTATTGAAAATGAATCGCAAGATTGGCGGTCAACAGCTTGAATATCAAGTACTGTCTCGGCATATCTTAATCACGCCATCTGCCGTGCGCAATGATGCACAAGCCCAGAAACTAGCCCGGCAACTGGCGGATCGCATCAAACAAGGTGAGGACTTTTCTCTGCTGGCCAAAGAATATTCAGAGGATCCTGGCTCTGCACTACAGGGTGGTGAATTAGGCTGGAGTTCACCCTCACGCTATGCCGCTGAATTTGCCAATACCCTAGCCGGCTTGAACATTGGCCAAGTCAGTGCGCCCTTCAAAACCGAATTTGGCTGGCATATCGTTGAAAAACTTGATCAACGTCAACACGATATCACGCGCGAACGGCAGCGCAATCAAGCACGCCAAATCTTAGCGCAGCGCCAATTTAAAGACGAACTGGATAACTGGCTTAGCGAAATGAAAGGCGAAGCCTTTATCGAGATCAAACGCTGA
- the gph gene encoding phosphoglycolate phosphatase (PGP is an essential enzyme in the glycolate salvage pathway in higher organisms (photorespiration in plants). Phosphoglycolate results from the oxidase activity of RubisCO in the Calvin cycle when concentrations of carbon dioxide are low relative to oxygen. This enzyme is a member of the Haloacid Dehalogenase (HAD) superfamily of aspartate-nucleophile hydrolase enzymes (PF00702).), with protein sequence MLFDLDGTLVDSVPDLTQAMNLAIAESNMQQPFCVSASLLKLWVGNGAERLVQRAHRYLATVLDPNAMPSCELLHRRFLYHYGHLSTAQKQSCLYDGVEQVLGKLTQAGIALAVVTNKPAQFTPALLSDLGIAKYFDVVVAGDSLPVKKPDPQPLLHALDCLRNKGHAVQIESALMVGDSKNDILAAKAANMASASVSYGYNHGESITEYNATLKLSALTELLL encoded by the coding sequence ATTTTGTTCGACCTAGATGGCACCTTGGTTGACAGCGTACCCGACTTAACGCAGGCGATGAATTTGGCGATCGCTGAGTCGAATATGCAACAGCCTTTCTGTGTTAGTGCATCCTTGCTTAAACTTTGGGTCGGTAATGGTGCTGAGCGCTTAGTGCAACGCGCACATCGATATTTAGCTACCGTGCTTGATCCTAACGCGATGCCCAGTTGCGAGCTGCTGCACCGTCGATTTTTATACCATTACGGGCATTTATCAACGGCGCAAAAGCAATCATGTCTCTATGATGGGGTTGAGCAGGTGTTAGGCAAGCTGACGCAGGCCGGTATCGCATTGGCGGTAGTAACCAATAAGCCAGCGCAGTTTACCCCAGCACTGCTCAGCGATCTTGGCATCGCTAAGTATTTTGACGTCGTGGTTGCTGGTGATAGCTTGCCGGTTAAAAAGCCTGACCCACAACCTTTACTGCATGCGCTTGATTGTTTGCGTAACAAGGGTCATGCGGTGCAGATTGAAAGCGCGCTGATGGTCGGCGATTCAAAGAACGATATCTTAGCCGCGAAGGCGGCTAATATGGCGTCAGCAAGTGTCAGTTACGGCTACAACCATGGGGAGTCGATCACAGAATACAACGCCACGCTGAAGCTGTCAGCACTGACTGAATTACTTCTCTAG
- a CDS encoding phosphotransferase: MFKLTELDHQLEQPGLSAWLLSALTKIADVQAANVRLEAMSGDASFRRYYRVAIVHNGDDKPDIKSSYILAIAPPATEKNQEFVAISALLASQNIAASEVLAFDLETGWLLQHDAGDQLLSNIALSPQHQHYYDQALQQLLAFAQIPQADLTILGHYDAAALQCELDIFTEWFVAGLLQLELDREQQALLQRFFQRLIDRACQQSQVFVHRDYHCRNIMLDGDALVAIDFQDALKGPITYDAVSLWKDCYLRLPKPEVLAYLEQFYRQLQNQQLIADSLSFTDFQQDFDWMGLQRHIKVLGVFARLSQRDAKHGYLQDLPLVVDYIRDALSAYSDPALRHFADWFETQLMPLIRQQSWWRDLSLAEQPEAAS, from the coding sequence ATGTTTAAACTCACCGAACTTGACCATCAGCTGGAGCAGCCAGGCTTATCCGCCTGGTTATTGTCGGCGCTGACTAAAATTGCTGATGTTCAGGCCGCAAACGTTAGGCTCGAGGCTATGAGTGGTGATGCCAGCTTTAGGCGCTACTATCGTGTTGCTATCGTGCATAATGGTGACGATAAACCGGATATCAAAAGCAGCTATATTTTAGCCATTGCGCCGCCGGCGACGGAAAAAAACCAAGAATTTGTCGCTATCAGTGCGCTGTTAGCAAGCCAGAATATTGCCGCCTCAGAAGTGTTGGCCTTTGATTTAGAGACTGGCTGGCTATTGCAGCACGACGCTGGCGATCAGCTGCTGTCGAATATTGCCCTGTCGCCACAGCATCAGCACTATTATGACCAAGCCTTACAGCAACTGCTGGCGTTTGCTCAAATTCCTCAGGCTGATCTGACTATTTTAGGTCATTATGACGCGGCGGCCTTGCAATGCGAATTAGATATTTTTACCGAATGGTTTGTTGCCGGCTTATTGCAGTTGGAATTAGACCGAGAACAACAAGCACTGCTACAGCGTTTTTTTCAGCGACTGATCGATCGTGCCTGCCAGCAGTCACAGGTGTTTGTTCATCGTGATTACCACTGTCGCAATATTATGCTTGACGGTGATGCGCTAGTAGCGATTGATTTTCAAGATGCTTTAAAAGGCCCAATTACTTATGATGCCGTCTCATTATGGAAAGATTGCTACCTGCGCTTGCCAAAGCCCGAGGTGCTGGCTTACTTAGAACAATTCTATAGGCAATTGCAAAACCAACAGTTGATTGCTGATTCGCTCAGTTTTACAGACTTTCAACAAGATTTTGATTGGATGGGCCTACAGCGCCATATCAAGGTCTTGGGCGTGTTTGCTCGCTTATCGCAGCGGGATGCAAAACACGGGTATTTGCAGGATTTGCCTTTGGTAGTTGATTATATCCGTGATGCCTTGTCAGCATATTCTGATCCTGCTTTGCGCCATTTTGCTGACTGGTTTGAAACCCAGCTTATGCCGCTGATTCGCCAGCAGAGCTGGTGGCGCGATTTGTCGCTAGCTGAGCAGCCTGAGGCTGCGTCATGA
- the rpe gene encoding ribulose-phosphate 3-epimerase, whose product MQTFKIAPSILSADFARLGAEVDAVLEAGADIVHFDVMDNHYVPNLTIGPMVCKALRDYGIDAEIDVHLMVSPVDDLIKQFADAGASYITFHPEASMHVDRSLQLIKSLGCKAGLVFNPASSLDALEYVMDKLDMILLMSVNPGFGGQSFIPATLQKLKQARAMIDQSGFDIRLEIDGGVKVENIADIARAGADTFVAGSAIFNQPDYRQVIDSMRRELATVKGE is encoded by the coding sequence ATGCAAACCTTTAAGATAGCCCCGTCGATTTTATCGGCTGATTTTGCGCGCCTTGGCGCAGAGGTCGATGCCGTATTAGAAGCTGGTGCTGATATTGTACATTTTGATGTGATGGATAATCACTATGTGCCTAATTTAACCATCGGTCCAATGGTCTGCAAAGCGCTGAGAGACTATGGCATTGATGCTGAAATCGATGTGCATTTGATGGTGAGTCCGGTTGATGATTTGATTAAGCAATTTGCGGATGCAGGTGCTAGCTATATCACTTTTCACCCTGAGGCGTCCATGCATGTGGATCGATCGCTGCAGCTGATAAAAAGCTTAGGCTGTAAGGCGGGCTTAGTATTTAACCCAGCTAGCAGTCTGGATGCCTTAGAGTATGTGATGGATAAGCTAGATATGATTTTATTGATGTCAGTTAATCCAGGCTTTGGTGGCCAAAGTTTTATTCCTGCCACCTTGCAAAAGTTAAAACAGGCAAGGGCGATGATTGATCAATCAGGCTTCGATATTCGTTTAGAAATTGATGGTGGGGTAAAAGTTGAGAATATCGCAGACATTGCCCGCGCCGGGGCTGATACATTTGTTGCTGGCTCAGCCATATTTAATCAGCCTGATTATCGTCAAGTTATCGATTCTATGCGCCGAGAGCTTGCGACAGTAAAAGGTGAATAA
- the rsmA gene encoding 16S rRNA (adenine(1518)-N(6)/adenine(1519)-N(6))-dimethyltransferase RsmA — protein MSASDKSAATSHKPRKRFGQNFLHDGNIITRLVDAIHPLKDDVMVEIGPGQAALTEPLLQRLQQLHVVELDRDLVELLTAQFATRALHIHAADALQFNFSSLMQSDQALRVVGNLPYNISTPLIFHLLSYQQRIQDMHFMLQLEVVDRLAAQPGSKTYGRLSVVTQYYCQVDKLFNVPAAAFFPPPKVMSAIVRLIPRDFIIKANNTQQFEQIVAIAFGQRRKTLRNNLKNCLAADQLTSLEQNLQDNSSEHACFLLSDRPEQLSVANFVFLSNLIDDIMQKH, from the coding sequence ATGAGCGCCTCAGACAAGTCAGCCGCAACATCACATAAGCCCCGCAAGCGCTTTGGGCAAAACTTTTTGCACGATGGCAATATCATTACTCGCTTAGTTGATGCGATTCACCCGCTGAAAGACGATGTGATGGTTGAAATAGGCCCAGGTCAGGCTGCGCTGACCGAACCATTGCTACAGCGTTTACAGCAGCTGCATGTGGTGGAACTTGATCGCGACTTAGTCGAATTACTCACTGCTCAATTTGCCACACGCGCATTACACATACATGCAGCGGATGCATTACAGTTTAATTTCTCAAGCCTGATGCAGTCAGACCAAGCTTTACGGGTAGTCGGCAATCTGCCATACAATATTTCAACCCCTTTGATCTTTCATTTATTGAGCTATCAACAACGTATCCAAGATATGCATTTTATGTTGCAGCTAGAAGTGGTCGATCGCTTAGCTGCTCAACCTGGCTCAAAAACTTACGGGCGTTTGTCAGTGGTCACACAGTATTATTGTCAGGTTGATAAACTGTTCAATGTGCCTGCAGCGGCTTTTTTTCCGCCACCCAAGGTTATGTCAGCGATTGTGCGCTTAATCCCCAGAGACTTCATTATCAAGGCCAACAATACCCAGCAATTTGAGCAGATTGTCGCCATTGCATTTGGCCAGCGACGCAAAACCTTGCGCAATAATCTAAAAAATTGTCTTGCTGCAGATCAGCTCACAAGTCTTGAGCAGAACCTACAGGACAACTCGTCAGAGCATGCTTGTTTTTTACTCAGTGATCGCCCCGAACAGCTATCAGTTGCCAACTTTGTTTTCTTAAGCAACCTGATCGACGACATAATGCAAAAGCATTGA